The Oncorhynchus nerka isolate Pitt River linkage group LG15, Oner_Uvic_2.0, whole genome shotgun sequence genome contains the following window.
AAACTGAGTGCCGTGGAGCACACCCCAGACATTTCACAATTTTGTTGGAGCATTGAACTAACTCAAAGGCTTGACTGATTGACTATTTGAATTCGGTGTTCTAGCTGTGGAATAGTTAAAATATATGGAATAACTAGGATTCCCTGAGCGGTTTGAGAACCCTTACTAGACAAATCTGGAGAATTGCCCTATTTGATTTTATTACAGTTGTTCAATACACAGATGGTGCTCTTTAGTTCGGTCAGTGCTATCAGAGCGGAAACAAAGATCACAATCATCGTCACTTCCGTGAAACTAAACGTAAACAAAGATGGTGGATTGTGAAAATACCACTCACACAGAAAACAAAATGAAAAAATTGGAATTGTTGAATATATTTCTCACCGAGAAATTAACCACGGCTGCCAATGAGATATTTGGGGCTGTGAAGGGTACTATAGTTGAGTACCAGACAGAAATCGTTCGCTCTAAGGAGGAGAACAATCATCTCCGAAAGCTGCTGGATATCGCTGTTCAGCGCGTTCTACTTCAAACAGGTATAGTAGCTATTTAGCTAAATGAACGCTAGGCCAACCAACCTATTTGTATTTCTCAAAATGAAGGAATTGGTTGTTGTTGGACTCCATGAATTAATCTATTGAAAATACATTACAATAATTTGTTTATACCATTACGCTTGTTTACACTGAGCTGCGACTCAGATTTAAGAGCACTcgcgtctgagtgtgccagagggcaggataactgatgaatttacgaacgctctaCACCCGTTAAATAGGTATGATGTCAGTAAGCATAGCGTaatttaaattgttgccagcagcacagttagtcaccaatgAATGCTCTGTATAACACGAAAACAGCCAAACCaactctgctagggtgagtaaaatggtcagactggggtgttctctcattacgtgtctggaagtagctagccaattaGCTTGGGTGTTTGACTGAGTCGAGGTCAGAGAGCTCGGCTCAACCTTCCTCcccggccagagcgtccagtgtgcgctctgaatgcTCCGTGAGCTACATTTacgagcgcactctggcactccagttTGAATTGACTAACACACTCTAAGACACTTTATataacgggtgggtctaatcctgaatgctgattggttaaaaccgcattccagccagtgtcttTTATTCCACAAGTTCTCACCAGCTAACGCTATTAccttaaaatgcctatttactctatTCCATCTGATggcacaatccactgtctcatcagcccagccagacaatttattaacttgatctccactataagaAGCATCTAGATATTATCTCACATTTAATTTAGACTAACATTtcgttttcaacagcagagatttgtataaaccttgctgtctgtgtctgacatttgcaacattgtttcaatatttaaATTCGATCTCCAGATGTCCCATAATAATGAACGtgtagggatgagacagacaggcaggcagcttttctcagccataTATCAGAATAATTGTTATGGATGTATATACAAAGAACTATCAATAGAAAACTGGTAGTTTactgtctttccagcttcagttagAATTGATTGTGTATGCTGAAATAAAATTGCCTTTACCAGACTTTCTTAATTTCTTTTCCCTCTAGACTGTCATACTATCCATCTCACCGAAGATGCATCTTCACCTGAGCAGCAGCATCGTGAGCAGGAGTGGATCCCCGGTCTAGGCCAGGAGGACCCAGAGCCCACACAGattaaagaggaacaggagctcagaAACAGTCCAGAGGAAGAGCAGCTTCAAGGGCTGGAGTCTGAAACCGAAGGAGAATCCATATATACGCCTTCTTTTGTGAAAAGTAACTGTGATCAGGACCCACCTTCACATCTTCCCCAAACTGTGAACAACAGAGAAGGAGACTCTTTAGCTAGAACCATATCTAATAATCATATCAAAATAGAGAATGAAGGAGAAGGCTACAGCACATCAGAACCAACCAGTGACTTACAGCACGTCTTCACTGTGAATTCAGACTGTCTTGCAGTTCGGAGTGAAAACAGTGCCCAACCCAATATCAACAATAGAATTCAGAGAGGACTCTCAGAATATGAGGCCCCACAGCCACAGGCAACATATGAAAGAGAAAGTATTGGTCTACACATACATGTTAGAGACCAGAACACCACCAAGCTGCCTCAACAGAGATCCCCCTATCAAGACCAAGGCATACAGAGAGTGTATCCTTGCCGGGAGTGTGGGAAGTGCTTCAATTTCTCTTGTCAGTTAGAAGTCCACATGCGATGGCACAGCAAGGAAAGACCATTCAGCTGCTCTGTGTGTCGAAAAAGCTTCACCACCATCAGCCTGTTGAGGAGACACCACCGcattcacactggagagaaaccctaCCGCTGTCACATCTGTGGGAAATGTTTCAATCAGTCGGCTCACCTGAACACCCACTTTAAAATTCACCCAGGGGAGAGACCACACAGCTGGAAAATGTCTCAGTCAAAACgttaacagcagagacatctacaCTCagaagggagagaaacatgtacaTCTGGGCAGTAGAACTATTGTCCAGGATTTAAGACACTAGAAGAACCCGTGATTGATGTTTGAACGATGCATTACAATACATTGAGGACTGGTGCTGTTATTCTTTTGTAATTATATTAGATGCAGAGGGTAGAAAATCCATCTTATTCAACCTAACTAGATGCAATCAATCAGTTAATTAGATCATCCTTATCTATTTCCCTTTAGGACTTGGACCTGACTGCTGGGCTGTATGACTAGCCTATTAGGGTCTTGCCACAGTTATCCTTATccctaatgataataatacatgGGACTTTAAGCACCTTTCAGAAACCATAAGAACACTGCACACCAAAGAGTATGAAACAAGACAATAAAATGAATAAAAGCTACTTATCTTAGGCTAGGGCTGAGTAAGGGTGAGCTAAGCTTAGGGGAATGCGAGACTAAACAAGTAGGCTTTGATATTGTTTTTGAAAATGGCGATGGAGTCTGAATTGCAGgtggcttgggggggggggggggggacttccaGAGTTTGGGGGCAGCGGTGcaaaatgctttttttttttagcaaccaggaaatggcggagcgatttctacatagtgcatctttaacggTTTTAATAAATAATTGGTCTGTTTCAAGTCAGGATGACTATTTGTGCAATCTTCTACCATCCATGCAGCAGCAATATGTGTGGGTGTAGTATTATGTCAAGTGTGTACTGTGGTGGCGTCTTCTGTATATAAGAATCTCACGGTTACACTATTCGTACTATTACCAAAAGTCCTACCCAATTTCATTTACAATACGGCAAGGGAAAAAGCCTTTCCCAAAATAACCTTTGttcaaaaaaaacattttcaacatctGTTTTATTAAACTATTACATTTTGTGAAACACAGTCAAAATAGAT
Protein-coding sequences here:
- the LOC115142945 gene encoding gastrula zinc finger protein XlCGF48.2-like, whose amino-acid sequence is MVDCENTTHTENKMKKLELLNIFLTEKLTTAANEIFGAVKGTIVEYQTEIVRSKEENNHLRKLLDIAVQRVLLQTDCHTIHLTEDASSPEQQHREQEWIPGLGQEDPEPTQIKEEQELRNSPEEEQLQGLESETEGESIYTPSFVKSNCDQDPPSHLPQTVNNREGDSLARTISNNHIKIENEGEGYSTSEPTSDLQHVFTVNSDCLAVRSENSAQPNINNRIQRGLSEYEAPQPQATYERESIGLHIHVRDQNTTKLPQQRSPYQDQGIQRVYPCRECGKCFNFSCQLEVHMRWHSKERPFSCSVCRKSFTTISLLRRHHRIHTGEKPYRCHICGKCFNQSAHLNTHFKIHPGERPHSWKMSQSKR